In the Deinococcus ficus genome, one interval contains:
- the speA gene encoding biosynthetic arginine decarboxylase, which yields MTTVPDPSFSTVDAAELYQVPNWSGGWFRVSDKGQVEVTPSPGLHAPLRAIVDEIVERGESLPVILRFPQVIAGRVKHLNEAFQNAIQEYGYSGHYQGVFPIKVNQRRMVVESVAAAGYDYAHGMEAGSKAELALCLAQRMHPDALLCCNGFKDDGFIKLALWGRTLGKNVVITIEKFTELDRILKQAKALGVKPVVGVRFKLHARGSGQWEESGGDQAKFGLNAYELLRVVERLKEENMLDSLVMLHTHIGSQITDIRRVKVAVREAAQTYAGLIAAGADLKYLNVGGGLGVDYDGSKTTFYASMNYTVKEYAADIVYTVQEVCKAREVPEPVLVSESGRALTAHHAVLILPVVDVTGPTRNLEAQEIAEPGEDSHQIVRDMYEILQNISMRNYREMYNDAVGDKQTLHNLFDLGYVTLPDRATGEALFNAILRKIAKLIQSEKYVPDELEDLQKVLADKYICNFSLFQSLPDNWAIQALFPIVPLDRLNQKPTRQATLVDITCDSDGKIEKFIDLRDVKATLPLHEPGDTPYYLGAFLMGAYQDVLGSAHNLFGKVSEAHVTVRPGGRFNIDLFVRGQKARRMIESMGYEEPMLRDSIEDQADAAIKKGTLTDEQEHELLEDYGEELLGYTYLEYES from the coding sequence ATGACGACTGTTCCTGACCCCAGCTTTTCCACTGTTGACGCCGCCGAACTGTACCAGGTGCCGAACTGGTCCGGCGGCTGGTTCCGCGTGTCCGACAAGGGCCAGGTGGAAGTCACGCCCAGCCCCGGCCTGCACGCCCCCCTGCGCGCCATCGTGGACGAGATCGTCGAGCGCGGCGAGAGCCTGCCCGTCATCCTGCGTTTCCCGCAGGTGATCGCCGGGCGGGTCAAGCACCTGAACGAGGCCTTCCAGAACGCCATCCAGGAGTACGGCTACAGCGGGCACTACCAGGGCGTGTTCCCGATCAAGGTCAACCAGCGCCGCATGGTCGTCGAGAGCGTGGCGGCCGCCGGGTACGACTACGCGCACGGCATGGAGGCCGGCAGCAAGGCCGAGCTGGCGCTGTGCCTCGCGCAGCGGATGCACCCGGACGCCTTGCTGTGCTGCAACGGCTTCAAGGACGACGGGTTCATCAAGCTGGCCCTGTGGGGCCGGACGCTGGGCAAGAACGTCGTGATCACCATTGAGAAGTTCACGGAACTGGACCGCATCCTCAAGCAGGCCAAGGCGCTGGGCGTCAAACCGGTGGTGGGCGTGCGCTTCAAGCTGCACGCGCGCGGCTCCGGCCAGTGGGAGGAGAGCGGCGGGGACCAGGCGAAGTTCGGCCTGAACGCCTACGAGCTCCTGCGGGTCGTGGAGCGCCTGAAAGAGGAGAACATGCTGGACAGTCTGGTGATGCTGCACACCCACATCGGGTCGCAGATCACCGACATCCGCCGCGTGAAGGTCGCCGTGCGCGAGGCGGCGCAGACCTACGCCGGCCTGATCGCCGCGGGCGCCGACCTGAAGTACCTGAACGTCGGCGGCGGCCTGGGCGTGGACTACGACGGCTCCAAGACGACCTTCTACGCCAGCATGAACTACACCGTCAAGGAGTATGCCGCCGACATCGTGTACACCGTGCAGGAGGTCTGCAAGGCGCGCGAGGTGCCCGAACCCGTGCTGGTCAGCGAGTCCGGCCGGGCCCTGACCGCGCACCACGCCGTGCTGATCCTGCCGGTCGTGGACGTCACCGGCCCCACCCGCAACCTGGAAGCGCAGGAGATCGCCGAACCCGGCGAGGACAGCCACCAGATCGTGCGGGACATGTACGAGATCCTGCAGAACATCAGCATGCGCAACTACCGCGAGATGTACAACGACGCGGTCGGCGACAAGCAGACCCTGCACAACCTCTTCGACCTGGGCTACGTGACCCTGCCGGACCGCGCGACCGGCGAGGCGCTGTTCAACGCCATCCTGCGCAAGATCGCCAAGCTCATCCAGAGCGAGAAGTACGTCCCGGACGAACTGGAGGACCTGCAGAAGGTCCTGGCGGACAAGTACATCTGCAACTTCTCCCTGTTCCAGAGCCTGCCGGACAACTGGGCCATCCAGGCGCTGTTCCCGATCGTGCCGCTGGACCGCCTGAACCAGAAACCCACCCGGCAGGCCACCCTCGTGGACATCACCTGCGACAGCGACGGCAAGATCGAGAAGTTCATCGACCTGCGCGACGTGAAGGCCACCCTGCCCCTGCACGAGCCCGGCGACACCCCCTACTACCTGGGCGCCTTCCTGATGGGCGCCTACCAGGACGTGCTGGGCAGCGCGCACAACCTGTTCGGGAAGGTCAGCGAGGCGCACGTCACCGTGCGGCCCGGCGGGCGCTTCAACATCGACCTGTTCGTGCGCGGCCAGAAGGCCCGGCGCATGATCGAGTCCATGGGCTACGAGGAACCCATGCTGCGCGACAGCATCGAGGACCAGGCCGACGCCGCCATCAAGAAGGGCACCCTGACCGACGAGCAGGAACACGAACTCCTTGAGGACTACGGCGAGGAACTGCTCGGGTACACCTACCTCGAATACGAGAGCTGA
- a CDS encoding serine hydrolase domain-containing protein, whose product MFRRDPLRAAQPDLTRLLGRDVGPDLPAVGAVYARGGVLGMTRGDESVLVPLGGVPADGVFELASVTKPVTAALAGALVREGALAWDAPLRALGGPFRSLPGALTPRALATHTAGLPMHPARAMVTTFTRYHDPYGGMSAADVIASAARWANLRAAGRLVYSNLGAGLLALACAHAAGEATSAAGYGRALARLVTGPLGLPGLTLAPPPGVVRPTGPLGPTAVTGFGPLAGAGGLYGTAADLLRFGQAHLDGRAGLHWAEVTHPRPRPAHLSGVAPGWLVSGDVRWHDGVARGTRAALGFHPGSGVVITLLVRGGPPVLGARGAVPALLLALLGPPQVRVRNG is encoded by the coding sequence ATGTTCCGCCGTGATCCCCTGCGCGCCGCGCAGCCGGACCTGACCCGCCTGCTGGGCCGCGACGTGGGCCCGGACCTGCCGGCCGTGGGGGCGGTGTACGCGCGGGGCGGCGTGCTGGGCATGACGCGAGGCGACGAGAGCGTGCTCGTGCCGCTGGGCGGTGTCCCGGCCGACGGCGTGTTCGAGCTGGCGAGCGTGACCAAGCCCGTCACGGCCGCGCTGGCCGGGGCGCTGGTGCGCGAGGGCGCCCTGGCCTGGGACGCGCCGCTGCGCGCCCTGGGGGGCCCGTTCCGGAGCCTGCCGGGCGCCCTCACGCCGCGGGCGCTGGCCACCCACACCGCGGGCCTGCCGATGCATCCGGCGCGGGCGATGGTCACGACCTTCACGCGGTACCACGACCCCTACGGCGGCATGAGCGCCGCGGACGTCATCGCCAGCGCCGCCCGCTGGGCCAACCTGCGCGCGGCCGGGCGGCTGGTGTACTCGAACCTGGGCGCCGGCCTGCTGGCCCTGGCCTGCGCGCACGCGGCCGGGGAGGCGACCAGCGCGGCCGGGTACGGACGGGCCCTGGCGCGCCTGGTCACGGGGCCGCTGGGCCTGCCGGGCCTCACGCTGGCCCCGCCGCCCGGGGTGGTGCGCCCCACCGGGCCGCTAGGCCCCACCGCCGTGACCGGTTTCGGGCCGCTGGCGGGCGCGGGGGGCCTGTACGGCACAGCCGCGGACCTGCTGCGGTTCGGGCAGGCGCACCTGGACGGCCGGGCGGGCCTGCACTGGGCGGAGGTGACCCACCCGCGGCCGCGCCCGGCGCACCTGAGCGGCGTGGCGCCCGGCTGGCTGGTGTCCGGGGACGTCCGCTGGCACGACGGGGTGGCGCGCGGCACCCGCGCGGCCCTGGGCTTTCACCCGGGAAGCGGGGTGGTGATCACGCTGCTGGTGCGGGGCGGGCCGCCGGTGCTGGGGGCGCGGGGCGCGGT
- a CDS encoding EAL domain-containing protein: protein MTAAQDPTPTPPACLLHRAQAARADWLSGTHDLHPFAALLQEARDLGEEHLEMEILSLYSRCLGEQAGDVAVHALYEDAHRYARAHLTPTRGGYRLARTLNALSTVERRQGRLDEAMAHVLEAHEYARQHGDLELRFLIMNNLGGFLQYTGDDRHALARHEEAYDLACQLGRVRYRCISLTNRMISAARLGEHEAVQALHDELEACLSDPALTQDPREFRSRAALALHLSLHAQQRPREALACTDRGLACIAGDEAGAGRIASELHLARAANLRQLDRHAEALTAAETALKLAEARQEPLDQLAAHEELSRLHEQLGAPVLALAHLRSHHTLQQARQEQQRRAHQHALDADLRLHRLEMEIQLAHGRNDELQRANRELQRLQDELRTRITHDSLTGLLEREAFRAQVNAHLQTMPAHAQAAMLFIDLDSFRAINDLYGHQVGDLLLRAFAERLVAATPPNALSSRLGGDEFMVFLPSPMTEESVEHLAAGLLGALREPYRAAGRLIEMGASLGYALAPRDAHTAATLQRQADLAMHHAKRSGRHVLNFTPEMQRERDERLYLERELQGALARDEFTLHYQGRFGLPACGLAGFEALLRWDHPVQGRISPDKFIPLAERSGLILPLGAWVLRRACEQAVTWNFPARALSMSVNVSALQFEQPTFVQDVRAALQETGLPGAQLVLELTESMLLRDLGLARQHIQALRELDVQVALDDFGQGYSSLSVLQDLHFDHLKIDRAFIRSASTADPEQSGGSRNARTVLEVMLHLAHRLNIHVTAEGVETEEQLQLLHELGCDDVQGFLLGRPVPATAAGDLLGPLP, encoded by the coding sequence ATGACCGCTGCCCAGGACCCCACCCCGACCCCCCCGGCCTGCCTGCTGCACCGGGCGCAGGCCGCCCGTGCCGACTGGCTGAGCGGCACGCACGACCTGCACCCCTTCGCGGCCCTGTTGCAGGAAGCGCGCGACCTCGGGGAAGAACACCTGGAGATGGAGATCCTGTCCCTGTACAGCCGCTGCCTGGGCGAGCAGGCCGGGGACGTGGCCGTGCACGCCCTGTACGAGGACGCCCACCGCTACGCCCGCGCGCACCTCACCCCCACCCGAGGCGGGTACCGGCTGGCCCGCACCCTGAACGCCCTGAGCACCGTCGAACGCCGCCAGGGCCGCCTGGACGAGGCGATGGCCCACGTGCTGGAGGCGCACGAGTACGCCCGCCAGCACGGCGACCTGGAACTGCGCTTCCTGATCATGAACAACCTGGGCGGGTTCCTGCAGTACACCGGCGACGACCGCCACGCCCTGGCCCGCCACGAGGAAGCGTACGACCTCGCCTGTCAGCTGGGCCGGGTGCGCTACCGCTGCATCAGCCTGACCAACCGCATGATCAGCGCCGCCCGCCTCGGCGAGCACGAGGCCGTGCAGGCCCTGCACGACGAACTCGAGGCCTGCCTGAGCGACCCGGCGCTGACCCAGGACCCCCGCGAATTCCGCTCCCGCGCCGCGCTGGCCCTGCACCTGAGCCTGCACGCCCAGCAGCGCCCCCGGGAGGCGCTGGCCTGCACCGACCGCGGCCTGGCCTGCATCGCCGGGGACGAGGCCGGGGCGGGCCGCATCGCGTCGGAATTGCACTTGGCGCGCGCCGCGAACCTGCGGCAGCTCGACCGGCACGCCGAGGCCCTGACCGCCGCTGAGACCGCCCTGAAGCTCGCCGAGGCGCGGCAGGAACCCCTGGACCAGCTCGCCGCGCACGAGGAACTCAGCCGCCTGCACGAGCAGCTCGGGGCCCCGGTGCTGGCCCTGGCGCACCTGAGGTCGCACCACACCCTGCAGCAGGCCCGGCAGGAACAGCAGCGCCGCGCGCACCAGCACGCCCTGGACGCCGACCTGCGCCTGCACCGCCTGGAGATGGAGATCCAGCTGGCGCACGGCCGCAACGACGAACTGCAGCGCGCCAACCGCGAACTGCAGCGCCTGCAGGACGAGCTGCGCACCCGCATCACGCACGACTCGCTGACCGGTCTGCTGGAACGCGAGGCCTTCCGCGCGCAGGTGAATGCCCACCTGCAGACCATGCCTGCCCACGCCCAGGCGGCCATGCTGTTCATCGACCTGGACAGCTTCCGCGCCATCAACGACCTGTACGGCCACCAGGTCGGGGACCTGCTGCTGCGCGCCTTCGCGGAGCGGCTGGTGGCCGCCACGCCCCCAAACGCGCTGAGCTCCCGGCTGGGCGGGGACGAGTTCATGGTGTTCCTGCCGTCCCCCATGACCGAAGAGAGCGTGGAGCACCTCGCCGCGGGCCTGCTGGGCGCGCTGCGCGAACCGTACCGCGCCGCCGGGCGCCTGATCGAGATGGGCGCGTCCCTGGGATACGCCCTGGCCCCCCGCGACGCGCACACCGCCGCCACCCTGCAGCGCCAGGCGGACCTCGCCATGCACCACGCCAAACGCAGCGGGCGGCACGTGCTGAACTTCACGCCGGAAATGCAGCGCGAGCGCGACGAGCGCCTGTACCTGGAACGCGAACTGCAGGGCGCCCTGGCCCGCGACGAGTTCACTCTGCACTACCAGGGCCGCTTCGGCCTGCCGGCCTGCGGCCTGGCAGGCTTCGAGGCGCTGCTGCGCTGGGACCACCCGGTGCAGGGACGGATCAGTCCGGACAAGTTCATCCCCCTGGCCGAGCGGTCCGGGCTGATCCTGCCGCTGGGCGCCTGGGTGCTGCGCCGCGCGTGCGAGCAGGCGGTCACCTGGAACTTCCCCGCGCGGGCCCTGAGCATGTCCGTGAACGTCTCGGCGCTGCAGTTCGAGCAGCCGACCTTCGTCCAGGACGTCCGCGCCGCCCTGCAGGAAACCGGCCTGCCCGGCGCGCAGCTCGTGCTGGAACTCACGGAAAGCATGCTGCTGCGCGACCTGGGCCTGGCCCGCCAGCACATCCAGGCCCTGCGGGAACTGGACGTGCAGGTCGCCCTGGACGACTTCGGGCAGGGCTACAGCAGCCTGAGCGTGCTGCAGGACCTGCACTTCGACCACCTGAAGATCGACCGGGCGTTCATCCGCAGCGCCAGCACCGCCGACCCCGAGCAGAGCGGCGGCAGCCGCAACGCCCGCACGGTGCTGGAGGTCATGCTGCACCTCGCGCACCGCCTGAACATCCACGTCACCGCCGAGGGCGTGGAGACCGAGGAACAGCTGCAACTGCTGCACGAACTCGGCTGCGATGACGTGCAGGGCTTCCTGCTGGGCCGCCCGGTGCCCGCCACGGCCGCCGGCGACCTGCTCGGCCCGCTGCCCTGA